A region from the Polyangiaceae bacterium genome encodes:
- the hutG gene encoding N-formylglutamate deformylase, translating into MEPFHFTEGSSPLIVSCPHDGLALPPEIAERMTPEALNLPDTDWHVARLYDFARDLGASLLLARYSRYVVDLNRDPSGQSLYPGADTTEICPLTTFDRRAIYQNDAVPSKQEVAERIERYFLPYHAKLEQVIADTVQQHGVAVLFDAHSIRSHVPRFFEGRLPDLNLGTDAGKSCDANLRERAFAVLQAAQGYSAVADGRFKGGYITRHYAAPQKGVHTLQLELAQKNYMDERPPYTFDEPLARDLRVTLRALLEECLRWAKEQ; encoded by the coding sequence GTGGAACCGTTTCATTTCACCGAAGGCAGCTCGCCGCTGATCGTGAGCTGCCCCCACGACGGCCTGGCGCTGCCCCCGGAGATCGCCGAGCGCATGACGCCGGAGGCCCTGAACCTGCCGGACACGGACTGGCACGTGGCGCGGCTCTACGACTTCGCCCGCGACCTCGGCGCCAGCCTGCTCTTGGCCCGCTACTCGCGCTACGTGGTGGATCTCAATCGCGACCCCAGCGGCCAGAGCCTGTACCCCGGGGCGGACACCACCGAAATCTGTCCGCTCACCACCTTCGACCGCCGCGCCATCTACCAGAACGACGCCGTGCCCTCGAAGCAGGAAGTGGCCGAGCGCATCGAGCGCTACTTTCTGCCCTATCACGCGAAGCTCGAGCAGGTGATCGCCGACACCGTGCAGCAGCACGGCGTCGCGGTGCTGTTCGACGCCCATAGCATTCGCTCTCACGTGCCGCGCTTCTTCGAAGGCCGGCTTCCGGATCTGAATCTGGGTACGGACGCCGGCAAGAGCTGCGACGCGAACCTGCGCGAGCGGGCCTTCGCGGTGTTGCAGGCGGCCCAGGGCTACAGCGCCGTGGCCGACGGGCGCTTCAAGGGTGGCTACATCACGCGCCACTACGCCGCGCCGCAAAAGGGCGTGCACACGCTCCAGCTCGAGCTCGCGCAGAAGAATTACATGGACGAGCGTCCGCCCTACACCTTCGACGAGCCCCTGGCCCGGGACCTGCGCGTCACCCTGCGTGCGCTGCTCGAAGAATGCCTTCGCTGGGCCAAAGAGCAGTGA
- a CDS encoding NAD-dependent malic enzyme, which produces MGDSLDDLAGPRVIETKKAGVWLLHNPSTNQGTAFERAQRDDLRVRGMVPYRVTSLEEQAEAAVSQIRAKSTPLEQYIGLASLQDRNEVLFYRVLVDHVAELMPIVYTPTVGEACQKFSHIYRSARGLWLTPDDVDDIPYVLKNSPFRDIRLIVATDNERILGLGDQGVGGMGIPIGKLALYVAGAGIHPSRCLPISLDVGTDNPELLSDPLYLGYPKKRLRGRDYDDFIEAFVRGVREVFPRAILQWEDFHKDRAFTLLERYRRRIPSFNDDIQGTASVSVAGILAGLRITGQRMSEQRIVFVGAGAACTGIARLCAIAMRADGADEKTIRRSILALDSRGLLHDGREMDEPHKRELALPREIMAEYGLSGNPTPEQVIAAVKPTILVGATARANTFTEEMISTMASHVKRPIVLPLSNPTSRSECTPEQAIRWSGGRAIVATGSPFADVEHDGQRHVIGQANNVFIFPGVGLGAAVAEAREITTEMFHIASATLANAVSQERLDQGAIYPHQSDLRRVSFQIACAVVRYASENNLGRRIHPEDVEDTVRRVVWDPKYVPMVRSQPEPMSMRY; this is translated from the coding sequence ATGGGCGATTCCCTCGACGATCTGGCCGGCCCCCGCGTCATCGAAACCAAGAAGGCGGGCGTTTGGCTGTTGCACAACCCCTCCACCAACCAAGGCACCGCCTTCGAGCGCGCACAGCGCGACGACTTGCGGGTGCGAGGCATGGTGCCCTACCGCGTGACTTCCCTCGAAGAGCAGGCGGAAGCCGCGGTGAGTCAGATCCGCGCGAAGAGCACGCCGCTGGAACAGTACATCGGCCTCGCTAGCCTGCAGGATCGAAACGAGGTCCTGTTCTACCGCGTGCTCGTCGACCACGTCGCGGAGCTGATGCCCATCGTGTACACGCCCACGGTGGGAGAGGCGTGCCAGAAGTTCTCGCACATCTATCGCTCGGCGCGCGGTCTGTGGCTCACGCCGGATGACGTCGACGACATCCCCTACGTGCTCAAGAACTCGCCCTTCCGCGACATTCGTTTGATCGTGGCGACGGACAACGAACGCATCCTGGGCCTCGGCGATCAGGGCGTGGGCGGTATGGGCATTCCCATCGGCAAGCTCGCGCTGTACGTGGCGGGCGCGGGCATTCACCCGTCCAGGTGCCTGCCCATCAGCCTGGACGTGGGCACGGACAACCCGGAGCTCTTGTCCGACCCCCTGTATCTCGGCTACCCGAAGAAGCGCCTGCGTGGTCGCGACTACGACGACTTCATCGAAGCCTTCGTGCGCGGCGTGCGGGAGGTGTTCCCCCGCGCCATCCTGCAGTGGGAGGACTTCCACAAGGATCGCGCCTTCACCCTGCTAGAGCGCTATCGGCGCAGGATTCCGTCGTTCAACGACGACATCCAGGGCACCGCCAGCGTGAGCGTGGCCGGCATTCTGGCCGGCCTGCGCATCACCGGGCAGCGCATGAGCGAGCAGCGCATCGTGTTCGTGGGCGCCGGCGCGGCGTGCACGGGCATCGCGCGACTGTGCGCCATCGCAATGCGGGCAGACGGCGCCGACGAGAAGACCATCCGACGCTCGATCCTGGCGTTGGACAGCCGCGGGCTCCTGCACGACGGCCGCGAAATGGACGAGCCGCACAAACGCGAGCTGGCCCTACCGCGGGAGATCATGGCGGAGTACGGGCTGTCCGGAAACCCGACGCCGGAACAAGTGATCGCCGCGGTGAAGCCGACGATCTTGGTGGGCGCCACGGCGCGGGCCAACACCTTCACGGAAGAGATGATCAGCACCATGGCCAGCCACGTGAAGCGACCCATCGTGCTGCCATTGAGCAACCCCACGAGCCGCTCGGAGTGCACACCGGAACAGGCCATTCGCTGGTCCGGCGGTCGCGCCATCGTGGCCACCGGGAGCCCGTTTGCGGACGTGGAGCACGATGGCCAGCGACACGTGATCGGCCAGGCCAACAACGTCTTCATCTTTCCGGGCGTGGGCCTGGGAGCCGCTGTGGCGGAAGCCCGGGAGATCACCACGGAGATGTTCCACATCGCCTCCGCCACGCTGGCCAACGCCGTCAGCCAAGAGCGCTTGGACCAGGGCGCGATCTACCCGCACCAGAGCGATCTGCGTCGGGTCTCGTTCCAGATCGCGTGCGCGGTGGTGCGCTACGCCAGCGAGAACAACCTCGGCCGGCGCATTCACCCGGAGGACGTAGAGGACACCGTGCGTCGGGTGGTATGGGATCCGAAATACGTTCCCATGGTGCGCTCCCAGCCGGAGCCGATGAGCATGAGATACTGA
- a CDS encoding helix-turn-helix transcriptional regulator, whose amino-acid sequence MKRLDPIAVVEKGYEAHGGEHAWLTAIANEVLPHLGADWFGGLAFVVRASEAPEPPFAVVTPAAAQVDDALLVQMVLRTHGAMPEDHREDVGRMMQTPGVASILDIVPALPAGLSEGWPVQVMDSHGVFVPLGDGRTAVLANVCGRRSGIDSGDRTLWHRVAIHLGAGCRLAGRAASADAPDVEAVLEPGGKLLHATPDASDESAREALVHAVREVDRVRTAAGRADPDAALEIWRGLLAGRWSLVDHFESDGRRFVLARKNDPDAPAPRALSGRQRQVTFYASLGWSNTEIAYALGIAENTVSAHLHQSLKKLGLSRSELIRLAGEIVRVAPS is encoded by the coding sequence ATGAAACGGCTGGACCCCATCGCAGTGGTGGAGAAGGGCTACGAGGCGCACGGCGGCGAGCACGCCTGGCTCACGGCCATCGCCAACGAGGTCCTCCCGCACTTGGGAGCGGACTGGTTCGGCGGGCTGGCGTTCGTGGTGCGCGCCAGCGAAGCGCCGGAGCCTCCCTTCGCCGTGGTCACTCCCGCGGCGGCGCAGGTCGACGACGCTCTGCTCGTGCAAATGGTGCTGCGCACCCACGGCGCCATGCCTGAAGACCATCGCGAAGACGTGGGTCGCATGATGCAGACTCCCGGCGTCGCGAGCATCCTCGACATCGTCCCCGCCCTGCCCGCGGGCTTGTCCGAAGGCTGGCCGGTGCAGGTGATGGACTCTCATGGCGTGTTCGTACCTCTCGGGGACGGACGCACTGCCGTGCTCGCCAACGTGTGCGGTCGCCGCTCCGGCATCGACTCGGGGGATCGGACCCTGTGGCATCGCGTCGCCATTCACCTCGGTGCCGGCTGCCGGCTCGCTGGTCGTGCAGCGTCCGCCGACGCCCCGGACGTCGAAGCCGTCCTCGAACCCGGTGGCAAGCTGTTGCACGCGACCCCCGACGCCTCCGACGAATCGGCGCGTGAGGCGCTGGTGCACGCTGTGCGGGAGGTAGATCGCGTTCGTACCGCCGCGGGCCGCGCAGATCCCGACGCGGCGCTGGAGATCTGGCGCGGCTTGCTCGCCGGGCGCTGGTCGTTGGTCGATCACTTCGAGTCGGACGGCCGCCGCTTCGTGCTCGCGCGTAAGAACGACCCCGATGCCCCCGCGCCGCGTGCCCTCAGCGGTCGCCAACGGCAGGTGACGTTCTATGCATCCCTCGGCTGGTCCAACACCGAAATCGCCTACGCCCTCGGCATCGCGGAGAACACCGTGAGCGCACACCTGCACCAGAGCCTGAAGAAGCTCGGCCTCTCCCGCAGCGAGCTGATTCGCTTGGCAGGGGAGATCGTGCGCGTCGCTCCTTCCTGA
- a CDS encoding 1-acyl-sn-glycerol-3-phosphate acyltransferase, whose protein sequence is MVANLGLALDYRFPKRSEIVIEGKERLPPDGGAFLAMNHTDRYNYWPLQYAMYRAGLPFTATWVKGKYYENRYVGAFMDSTNNIPTPSRGYVITTEFRKAVGRPPREDEYRLLRDLVDGKRMPGEPLPANVSAELAAFVGADAVPFLEGFNRLFEQMIREVVDLNRRAVEELHLDVLVFPQGTRSKRLSRGHHGLAQMTQYLDAPIIPIGCNGSDKLYPGNSPSSKGGRVVYRVGEPLTVDGPDLSPYRVPKDVLPLTDEANRKHGERYAAITAVVMDRINELLDPEYQYAESQESDGTRGMNRFV, encoded by the coding sequence GTGGTCGCCAACCTGGGCCTGGCGCTCGACTACCGTTTTCCCAAACGGAGCGAAATCGTCATCGAAGGCAAGGAGCGCCTTCCGCCCGACGGCGGCGCCTTCCTCGCCATGAACCATACGGATCGCTACAACTACTGGCCGTTGCAGTACGCGATGTATCGCGCCGGGCTGCCGTTCACCGCGACCTGGGTGAAGGGCAAGTACTACGAGAATCGCTACGTCGGGGCGTTCATGGATTCCACGAACAACATCCCGACGCCGTCGCGCGGATACGTGATCACCACCGAGTTCCGCAAAGCCGTGGGGCGGCCGCCGCGGGAAGACGAATACCGGCTGCTGCGCGATCTGGTAGACGGCAAGCGCATGCCGGGGGAGCCGCTGCCGGCGAACGTCAGCGCGGAGCTCGCCGCGTTCGTCGGCGCGGACGCGGTGCCCTTCCTCGAGGGCTTCAACCGCCTATTCGAGCAGATGATCCGCGAAGTGGTCGATTTGAACCGCCGCGCGGTCGAGGAACTGCACCTGGACGTTCTGGTCTTCCCTCAAGGCACACGGTCCAAGAGGCTGTCGCGCGGGCACCACGGGCTGGCGCAGATGACGCAGTACCTGGACGCGCCGATCATTCCCATCGGGTGCAACGGCAGCGACAAGCTCTATCCGGGCAACTCGCCGTCGTCCAAGGGCGGGCGCGTGGTGTATCGCGTGGGCGAGCCGCTCACCGTAGACGGTCCGGACCTCTCCCCCTACCGCGTACCGAAGGACGTCCTGCCCCTCACCGACGAGGCGAACCGCAAGCACGGCGAGCGCTACGCAGCGATCACGGCCGTCGTGATGGACCGCATCAACGAGCTACTGGATCCGGAGTACCAGTACGCCGAATCGCAGGAGTCTGACGGCACCCGCGGTATGAACCGCTTCGTGTAG
- a CDS encoding protein kinase — protein MPSSASDPFSWVEHTIDGKYRVEALVGEGGFGVVYRATHLGFDERVAVKCLRVPESLAGDGQEKFYDSFMDEGRLLHRLSRATSGVVQALDVGATVSPNGIWTPYIVLEWLEGRSLEDDLNQREEAGLGGRSIEEAVALLDPVARAIAMAHEQGIVHRDLKPANLFFTDVGGRTTMKVLDFGIAKVMTEAAENDSAFESTGHSLKAFTAHYGAPEQFSRRYGATGPWTDVFALALLFVEIVTGRRALEGVDAQELFVASADPDHRPTLGAMGVEASEELDAVLARALAVEPKARFRSCADFWNGVLSAMGEKTLLPSPSPPTALSLSIADTVVAMAPPVPDAVPTQMAPAPRSHARVLALVGGAAAVFGVIIAVAVATLFGGRAPVPAASIASVAPSASVAKEAPSADIETLLTAAPPRRVASGTVAGESRWLDDFKVVRAPDAYGKTLSQSQAQCAASGMALCTEAQWARACEAYPDLGRSASWTLTAHPSGFVIRGGAGCSVRAVASGASTAVDRGALCCERNVALESNNANATFLTATATRLVNLEATLNRRQAGVFSALVADYVRVDDKRVPRKKMQSLLEDSFRRWPDQWFVLDTCTVSVNAPTKRRVLRKNRYRRRVKTTVVTEAASWLAECSELRQRGGEFAVTTVAYTFGGSGKLQAVHDIKTTRPWAPP, from the coding sequence ATGCCGAGCAGCGCCAGTGACCCTTTCTCGTGGGTGGAGCACACCATCGACGGGAAGTACCGTGTCGAGGCGCTGGTGGGGGAGGGCGGCTTCGGTGTGGTGTATCGCGCCACGCATTTGGGGTTCGACGAACGCGTGGCGGTGAAGTGCCTGCGCGTGCCCGAGAGCCTCGCCGGTGACGGCCAGGAGAAGTTCTACGACAGCTTCATGGACGAGGGCCGGCTCTTGCATCGGCTGTCCCGCGCCACCAGCGGCGTGGTGCAGGCGCTGGACGTCGGCGCCACGGTCTCACCCAACGGGATCTGGACGCCTTACATCGTGCTGGAGTGGCTCGAGGGGCGCAGCCTGGAAGACGACCTGAACCAGCGCGAGGAAGCGGGCCTCGGCGGACGTAGCATCGAGGAAGCCGTCGCGCTCTTGGACCCGGTGGCCCGCGCCATCGCGATGGCCCACGAGCAGGGCATCGTGCACCGCGATCTCAAGCCCGCAAATCTGTTCTTCACCGACGTGGGCGGACGCACCACGATGAAGGTGCTCGACTTCGGTATCGCCAAGGTGATGACCGAGGCCGCGGAGAACGACAGCGCATTCGAGTCCACGGGTCACTCTCTCAAGGCCTTTACGGCGCACTATGGCGCGCCCGAGCAGTTCAGCCGACGCTACGGCGCGACCGGGCCGTGGACGGACGTCTTCGCCCTCGCGTTGCTGTTCGTGGAGATCGTCACGGGTCGCCGGGCGCTGGAAGGAGTGGACGCACAAGAGCTGTTCGTGGCTTCGGCGGATCCCGATCACCGTCCCACCCTCGGGGCCATGGGCGTTGAAGCGTCCGAGGAGCTCGATGCGGTGCTGGCGCGAGCTCTCGCCGTGGAGCCCAAGGCGCGCTTCCGGAGCTGCGCGGATTTCTGGAACGGCGTGCTCTCGGCGATGGGTGAAAAGACGCTGTTGCCGTCGCCCTCGCCGCCCACGGCACTGAGTCTGTCCATCGCGGACACGGTGGTGGCGATGGCGCCGCCGGTGCCCGATGCAGTCCCCACGCAGATGGCGCCGGCGCCGCGAAGTCACGCGCGGGTGCTCGCCCTGGTGGGCGGCGCGGCGGCAGTGTTCGGCGTGATCATCGCCGTCGCGGTGGCGACGCTCTTCGGTGGCCGGGCACCGGTCCCCGCGGCGTCGATCGCGTCGGTGGCACCCTCGGCGTCGGTCGCCAAGGAGGCGCCGTCAGCGGACATCGAGACGCTGCTCACGGCCGCGCCGCCACGGCGAGTGGCCTCGGGCACGGTGGCCGGCGAGTCCCGCTGGCTCGACGATTTCAAAGTGGTGCGCGCACCGGACGCCTACGGCAAGACCCTGAGCCAGTCCCAGGCGCAGTGCGCGGCCAGCGGCATGGCGCTGTGCACGGAAGCGCAGTGGGCGCGGGCGTGTGAGGCCTATCCGGATCTCGGGCGCAGCGCATCTTGGACGCTCACCGCCCATCCGAGCGGCTTCGTGATCCGCGGCGGCGCGGGCTGCTCCGTGCGCGCGGTGGCCTCCGGGGCTTCCACGGCGGTAGACCGCGGCGCGCTGTGCTGCGAGCGCAACGTGGCGCTGGAGAGCAACAACGCCAACGCCACTTTCCTCACGGCGACGGCGACGCGTCTCGTGAACCTGGAAGCGACGCTCAATCGCCGGCAGGCCGGGGTGTTCTCCGCGCTGGTGGCCGACTACGTGCGGGTGGACGACAAGCGCGTGCCTCGCAAGAAGATGCAGAGCCTGTTGGAGGATTCCTTCCGCCGCTGGCCGGACCAGTGGTTCGTGTTGGATACCTGCACCGTGAGCGTGAACGCGCCGACCAAGCGCCGGGTGCTGCGCAAGAACCGCTACCGACGTCGGGTGAAGACCACGGTCGTCACGGAAGCCGCCAGTTGGCTGGCGGAATGCTCGGAGCTTCGCCAACGGGGTGGCGAGTTCGCCGTGACCACCGTAGCCTACACCTTCGGTGGCAGCGGCAAGCTCCAGGCAGTACACGACATCAAGACCACACGGCCCTGGGCGCCGCCCTGA
- a CDS encoding DUF1287 domain-containing protein gives MKASEAPPVVAPAPAPKRTAPAPVREAPSAPETTLGVGDTGVFDDLRDRVQLPAPSGKDIRFDVDRRHGVLVAYGDGTPQKVYPLGGSARLSVGGQELALRPGDRAELSPLAARAQLRDAEASDDADGDGIPNSLDVLIGALKAEANGAAYDDGYFNLKYPGGDPPRTHGACVDVIVRAVRNAGMDLQAAVHDDIRAAPALYGITRPDSNIDHRRVRTVIKYFKRHWEAHTPALDDPSDPLQPGDVVFLETIAARPGPDHVGVVTRTRGETGKPLVINNWTTGYTTRKMDLLSLVPVTHRFRFPRR, from the coding sequence GTGAAGGCGTCCGAGGCGCCCCCGGTCGTCGCACCGGCGCCGGCTCCGAAACGGACCGCGCCAGCCCCCGTTCGCGAGGCTCCGAGCGCACCGGAGACCACGCTGGGAGTGGGCGACACCGGCGTGTTCGACGATCTGCGAGACCGGGTGCAGCTGCCGGCACCCAGCGGCAAGGACATCCGCTTCGACGTGGACCGCCGGCACGGCGTGTTGGTGGCGTACGGCGATGGCACGCCGCAGAAGGTCTATCCCCTGGGCGGTTCGGCGCGGCTCAGCGTGGGCGGACAGGAGCTCGCCTTGCGCCCCGGCGACCGCGCGGAGCTTTCGCCCCTGGCCGCGCGGGCACAGCTGCGAGACGCGGAAGCGAGCGACGACGCGGACGGTGACGGCATCCCGAACTCCCTCGACGTGCTCATCGGTGCGCTCAAGGCAGAGGCGAACGGCGCCGCCTATGACGACGGCTACTTCAACCTGAAGTATCCAGGCGGCGATCCGCCGCGCACTCACGGTGCTTGTGTCGACGTCATCGTGCGCGCGGTCCGCAACGCGGGCATGGATCTACAGGCGGCAGTGCACGACGACATCCGCGCAGCACCCGCGCTCTACGGAATCACGCGACCCGACTCCAACATCGACCATCGGCGCGTGCGCACGGTGATCAAGTACTTCAAGCGGCACTGGGAAGCGCACACCCCCGCGCTGGACGATCCCAGCGACCCGCTCCAGCCGGGCGACGTCGTGTTCCTCGAGACCATCGCCGCGCGGCCGGGACCGGATCACGTCGGCGTCGTCACCCGCACGCGCGGCGAGACGGGCAAGCCGCTGGTGATCAACAACTGGACCACCGGCTACACCACTCGAAAGATGGACTTGCTCTCGCTGGTCCCCGTCACCCACCGCTTCCGCTTTCCGCGGCGCTAA
- a CDS encoding SDR family oxidoreductase, translated as MSDSKVFLVTGAASGIGLALARELSERGHRVLATDVNQDGLRQAHGDGVETMSLDVRDAARWDECIAHAKDRFGRLDVLCNVAGHLVAKWVHEMTPADVGLTIDVNVKGVMFGTNAAARVMIEQGGGHIINVASIAGLVPVPGLAAYSASKHAVRAWSLAAAQELKAHGVYVTAVCPGPVDTPMLDAQVDHDEAALTFSAPRMLTAQEVVDAIMDRALVLRPMEVLVTVPRSGQAPMARLVGALPELGTWVRPIITRIGRHNQARARAKRR; from the coding sequence GTGAGCGATTCCAAAGTGTTCTTGGTCACGGGCGCAGCCAGCGGCATTGGCCTCGCACTGGCGCGGGAGCTCTCCGAGCGGGGTCACCGCGTGCTCGCGACGGACGTCAACCAAGACGGACTCCGCCAAGCGCACGGCGATGGCGTGGAGACGATGAGCCTCGACGTACGCGACGCCGCACGTTGGGACGAGTGCATCGCGCACGCCAAGGATCGGTTCGGTCGACTGGACGTGCTGTGCAACGTCGCGGGTCACCTGGTCGCCAAGTGGGTGCACGAAATGACGCCGGCGGACGTGGGCCTCACCATCGACGTCAACGTGAAGGGCGTGATGTTTGGCACCAACGCGGCGGCCCGCGTGATGATCGAGCAGGGCGGCGGGCACATCATCAACGTGGCCAGCATTGCTGGGCTGGTGCCGGTGCCGGGCCTCGCGGCGTACAGCGCGTCGAAGCACGCGGTACGCGCGTGGTCGCTGGCGGCCGCGCAGGAGCTCAAGGCGCACGGCGTGTACGTCACCGCGGTGTGTCCCGGTCCCGTGGACACGCCCATGCTCGACGCGCAGGTCGATCACGACGAGGCGGCGCTCACCTTCTCCGCACCCCGCATGCTGACGGCTCAGGAAGTGGTGGACGCCATCATGGACCGCGCCCTCGTGCTCCGACCCATGGAGGTGCTCGTCACCGTCCCTCGTTCCGGCCAGGCGCCCATGGCCCGGCTGGTGGGCGCGCTTCCGGAGCTCGGCACCTGGGTGCGGCCCATCATCACTCGCATCGGCCGCCACAATCAGGCCCGCGCCCGGGCAAAACGCCGTTAG
- a CDS encoding septal ring lytic transglycosylase RlpA family protein — translation MRVAVSFAAVLVLVSSCASERPEPLYAPAPPPPSVPPPTPEAPETGGGSATPEPSPVGTSTRPLRVLHGEATYYSNKLSGRSTASGEPYDPKKLTAAHKTLPFGSVVRVINERSGQSVVVRINDRGPFGPASRVIDVSYAAAERLGMIRAGVIRVRVEVLR, via the coding sequence ATGCGCGTCGCGGTCTCCTTCGCGGCGGTCCTCGTGTTGGTGTCCAGCTGCGCCAGCGAGCGGCCCGAGCCGCTCTACGCGCCGGCTCCTCCGCCGCCCAGCGTGCCGCCGCCCACGCCCGAGGCGCCGGAAACCGGTGGCGGGAGTGCCACGCCGGAGCCGAGCCCGGTCGGCACTTCCACGCGGCCGCTCCGGGTATTGCACGGCGAGGCGACGTACTACTCGAACAAGCTCTCGGGGCGCTCCACGGCCAGCGGCGAGCCCTATGATCCGAAGAAGCTGACCGCCGCTCACAAGACGCTACCTTTTGGCAGCGTCGTGCGCGTGATCAACGAGCGCAGCGGCCAGAGCGTGGTCGTGCGCATCAACGATCGCGGTCCCTTCGGCCCGGCGTCTCGCGTCATCGACGTTTCGTACGCCGCCGCAGAGCGCCTAGGAATGATCCGCGCCGGAGTGATCCGCGTTCGCGTCGAGGTGCTGCGCTAG
- a CDS encoding radical SAM protein codes for MTYVYPVVSRRAGGVSVGVNLNPNDACNWRCVYCQVPNLSFGKGPPIDLAKLEEELRHMLEDIVHGDFMERSVPEGSRRLNDVALSGNGEPTTSPQFAEAVELIGRVLADLDLLGKIRVVLITNGSMSGKPRVQAALRRLAELSGEIWFKVDSVTSEGTRRINSNAVPPAEHLAKLRAAAELCPTWVQTCVFAWQGEPPSDAEMAAYVDAIAGLCEGGVPLQGVLLYTLARPSLQPEAPDLSAVSEAWMDALAARLRARGVQVRVSA; via the coding sequence ATGACCTACGTGTATCCCGTCGTCTCGCGCCGCGCCGGCGGCGTGTCGGTGGGCGTGAACCTGAACCCCAACGACGCCTGCAACTGGCGCTGCGTCTACTGTCAGGTTCCGAACCTCAGCTTCGGCAAGGGTCCACCCATCGATCTCGCGAAGCTCGAGGAAGAGCTCCGGCACATGCTGGAAGACATCGTGCACGGAGATTTCATGGAGCGCTCGGTTCCCGAGGGCTCCCGACGCCTGAACGACGTCGCCCTCTCGGGCAATGGAGAGCCCACGACCTCGCCTCAGTTCGCGGAGGCCGTGGAGCTCATCGGCCGCGTGCTCGCGGACCTGGATCTGTTGGGCAAGATCCGCGTCGTGCTGATCACCAACGGATCCATGTCGGGAAAGCCGCGGGTACAGGCCGCGCTACGTCGTCTGGCAGAGCTGTCGGGAGAGATCTGGTTCAAGGTGGACAGCGTCACCAGCGAGGGCACGCGCCGTATCAACTCGAATGCCGTGCCCCCCGCGGAGCACCTCGCGAAGCTCCGGGCCGCGGCGGAGCTGTGCCCTACCTGGGTGCAGACGTGTGTCTTTGCCTGGCAGGGCGAGCCGCCGAGCGACGCGGAGATGGCGGCGTACGTCGACGCCATCGCCGGCCTGTGCGAGGGCGGTGTGCCGCTCCAAGGGGTTCTGCTCTACACCCTGGCGCGGCCGTCCCTGCAGCCCGAAGCGCCGGATCTCAGTGCGGTTTCCGAAGCGTGGATGGACGCCCTGGCCGCAAGGCTCCGGGCCCGCGGCGTACAGGTCCGGGTGAGCGCGTGA